A stretch of Elusimicrobiaceae bacterium DNA encodes these proteins:
- a CDS encoding tetratricopeptide repeat protein yields MKKAILIIFAVLASAPLAEAGQSAGARARLAVLNAAIKKNPADAAALSGRAELQLELGETAKAEADFQRALDAEPDGAAALAGLGQTRMRQGRIDEAISFFTKAVNRSAATARYYFLRAGAYAALGNYQRAVKNAGEAVALAPGMGSYLHWRGIYYARSGEYAKAVKDYTAAIELDKTDPITRNDRAYAYLRLGKWTEAFNDARAALRLEKNFPAAYLNIAGYWWAGRKNSRKALENVAGALRVGLRDTADLYDENGAGYFLRGLNSTAGFEAFVARSRRP; encoded by the coding sequence ATGAAAAAGGCTATTTTAATCATTTTCGCGGTTCTTGCGTCCGCGCCGCTGGCGGAGGCGGGCCAAAGCGCGGGCGCACGCGCAAGGCTTGCCGTTTTAAACGCGGCGATTAAAAAAAATCCGGCTGACGCCGCCGCGCTTTCCGGCCGGGCGGAATTGCAGCTGGAGCTGGGCGAAACCGCCAAAGCCGAGGCTGATTTCCAGCGCGCGCTTGACGCGGAGCCCGATGGCGCCGCCGCGCTGGCGGGACTGGGCCAGACGCGGATGCGGCAGGGCCGCATTGATGAGGCGATTTCCTTTTTTACCAAAGCGGTCAACCGGTCTGCCGCGACGGCACGGTATTATTTTTTGCGCGCGGGGGCTTATGCCGCGCTGGGGAATTATCAGCGCGCCGTCAAAAACGCCGGCGAAGCTGTTGCGCTGGCGCCGGGCATGGGTTCCTATCTGCACTGGCGCGGGATATATTACGCCAGAAGCGGGGAGTACGCAAAAGCGGTGAAGGACTATACCGCCGCGATTGAATTGGACAAAACCGATCCGATTACCCGCAATGACCGGGCCTACGCGTACTTAAGGCTCGGCAAATGGACCGAGGCTTTTAATGACGCCCGGGCCGCGCTGCGGCTGGAGAAGAATTTCCCGGCCGCGTATCTTAATATCGCCGGGTACTGGTGGGCAGGCCGGAAAAACAGCAGGAAAGCGCTTGAGAACGTGGCGGGCGCGCTGCGCGTCGGGCTGCGCGACACTGCGGATTTGTATGATGAAAACGG